CTCATTTGCATCTACATATAAGTAAGGTAAATTAGTCGCTTGAATATAAGGTTTTACATATGTAGTATAGAGTTCTTGTGATAAAACAAAAATAGGAGAAAGATTTAAGCAAATATAGACACAACCCGAAAGTGGGGCTATTATTTGCAATTTAATGCATAAGATTGGAACCAATGCCCATTTCAAACGTAAGTAATATAAAAGACTTAAGGTTGGGAGGCATAAGTATGAGGCAGCTTTATATAAAGCAGAAGGTATTCAGTCTTAGCGGGAAATTTACAGTAAAGGATCAGCATGAGAAGGATATATATTATGTGGAGGGAAGTTTTATGCAAGTTCCAAAGACTTTCTCCATTATGAATACAGCAAGAGATGAAGTAGCACTCATTACGAAAAAGGTGTTCAGCTTTTTACCAAAGTTTTTGGTTGAGGTGAATGGTCGGGAGGTATTAACAATAAAGAAGGAATTTTCCTTCTTAAAAGCACGATATACAATTGATGCGGCAGGCATTGAAGTACATGGTAATTGGTGGGATATGGATTTTCAAGTTTTACAGCATGGTAAAATCGTAGGTAAAGTGGGAAAGGAGTGGTTCACTTGGGGCGATAGCTACAAGGTTCAAATAATAGATGACGAGATGGAAACCATTATTATTGCACTCGTTGTTGCAATTGATTGTGTGAAGGCTGATCAAGCAGCTGCTTCATCAGCAGCGTCGATATAAAGTAGAAGTGTAAAATTAAAAGGCTGACAGTTTTTAAAAAATCACTGCTTGAATAGGTGCGGTGAACCGTATCATAAATAAATGACAAGGCCATTTGGTACCAAGGTTTTATATTCGTTCTTCAGTTATCGGGCGCGATTCTTGAATAAGATTCGCTTTTCTTATAGAACTAACAGGCTGAAGATCGGAGCTGTCTTTAAGGCAGCTTTTTCTTTATGCAACTATCGGGGCAGATTTGGTTATTCAAAAGGTTGCTTCAATAAGGGAGGTTACTGAAGCAACTTTTTTGGGGAAGCCTATTAGACAATACTCGTTTTAGATTTTGGATGTGCTGAAAAATTATCTAAATAATAGAATAACAATATATTAGACCCTAAATAAGGGATTAAAATGAACAATTGGTCATTTTTTTATTTGGTGGTAATTTAATTTAATGATTGTGATTATTACTAGTAGGGAAATAAATTACTCGAAAATCAGTTGCCTAATGGTAATGCAGTGCTATCCCATGGGAAAATAAAAATCCCTTTAGGTAAGTGCCGATGATAAATTCCCTGAGTATAAGCACAAAAAGCCCAACTGAAACAGAAGGGCATTTTACTATGTTCATTTTTAAAAATTCACTCTATTCAACTGGAGATTATATCTCAATGTTTCTTCGTCTGAATATAATTTGTATCCAAGTCCATCACTGTAGTTAAGAAAGACTTTATCTGGAAGATGCTTTTTGGACTCACTTGATATTAATAGGGGAACCCCATCAATTATGAAGCTCTCATCATCTTCATTCTTGTTATCAATTTTCAATTCGTGCTCCACATAAATCGAACAGCTTCCAACAAAAATGGCTTCGATACGAACACCTTCATTCTCTTTATAATCCACTTTTTTTAGTTGTTCAATCGCTGCTTCTTTAATCTCAATATTCATAAAACCCGCTCCCATAAAAAAATGATATTATTTTTTATCCATACAAGGAAAACAAAAATCAATCTATGAAGAATCCTCTATTTATTCGTATACCCAATTGTTTATAAGTTAATGTGTTATACCTTTCCTAGCGATATAATAGAGTTTCAAAAAAAGGGGCTTTCCCAAAATAAATAAGCTCCAATTAATCGATTTTAGAACATAGTCCTCCCAAATGATCATCCTATCGGCTTTGCTTTCAAAGGCCATTTTTTGTTTAATTCAGTTATGAAAGTTTTGACATTCTTTTTATCTTCCATAATTGGGGAATAGACGTACGAAAGTGTTCTGTTAAAGGATTCTTTTTTCACCTGAATAATAGAAAGGATTTTATTTTGTACATCCCTTTCAATTACACTTTGGGAAAGAAGGGCCAGTCCTAAGCCGTTTTTTATAAGTGTTTCTTTAATCCCTTGATTACTGCTTATCGTGAGTATCGATTTAATTTTCAATCCATTTGAACGTATGACGTGATTAAGGTATTCACGTGTTCCAGATCCAACTTCCCTTGTTACCCATGCTTGGTCATGTAAATCAGTAATCTCGACTTCGTCTTTATTAGCGAGTTCATGATTGTTGGAAGACACAATGAATAGCTCATCTTGCATGAATGGGTGAACTGAAAGCTCTTTTTCATTAGTTTGACCTTCGATTAAACCAATATCCACTTTGTATAGCCGAACGGCTTGAACGATTTCTTCCGTGTTTCCGATTACGACTTGAAGTTCAAGTTCAGGATATTCCTCTTGAAGGTCGATGAGTAAAGAAGGAAGGATATACTCTCCAATTGTAAAACTTGCTCCTATCTTCAATTCGCCCTTGATGGACCTATCGTGTTCCTGAATGTCTTGTCTGGTCTGTTCATAGATTGTGATCATTTGCTTGGCCCGGTCGTAAAGAATTTCTCCCGTTAAGGTGACTTTTAGGAATTTAGGAGAACGGAGAAATAATTTGGTTTGGAACTCTTCTTCTAATTTTTTTATATGCAAACTAACACTGG
The DNA window shown above is from Peribacillus sp. FSL P2-0133 and carries:
- a CDS encoding LURP-one-related family protein gives rise to the protein MRQLYIKQKVFSLSGKFTVKDQHEKDIYYVEGSFMQVPKTFSIMNTARDEVALITKKVFSFLPKFLVEVNGREVLTIKKEFSFLKARYTIDAAGIEVHGNWWDMDFQVLQHGKIVGKVGKEWFTWGDSYKVQIIDDEMETIIIALVVAIDCVKADQAAASSAASI
- a CDS encoding iron-sulfur cluster biosynthesis family protein; this encodes MNIEIKEAAIEQLKKVDYKENEGVRIEAIFVGSCSIYVEHELKIDNKNEDDESFIIDGVPLLISSESKKHLPDKVFLNYSDGLGYKLYSDEETLRYNLQLNRVNF
- a CDS encoding LysR family transcriptional regulator gives rise to the protein MYYDALKTFVTLVEVKNFTKTAEMLLMSQPSVSLHIKKLEEEFQTKLFLRSPKFLKVTLTGEILYDRAKQMITIYEQTRQDIQEHDRSIKGELKIGASFTIGEYILPSLLIDLQEEYPELELQVVIGNTEEIVQAVRLYKVDIGLIEGQTNEKELSVHPFMQDELFIVSSNNHELANKDEVEITDLHDQAWVTREVGSGTREYLNHVIRSNGLKIKSILTISSNQGIKETLIKNGLGLALLSQSVIERDVQNKILSIIQVKKESFNRTLSYVYSPIMEDKKNVKTFITELNKKWPLKAKPIG